A DNA window from Paenibacillus andongensis contains the following coding sequences:
- a CDS encoding iron-containing alcohol dehydrogenase: MQTFLQFNPTKLWFGQGQIEQLQQELGTTGKRVLLVYGGGSIKKNGVYDAVMEQLTHMQAEVFEMSGVEPNPRLGTVRKGIEICRDKQIELILAVGGGSVIDCAKAISVGVYYDGDVWDIITRKAVPHKALPFGTVLTLAATGSEMNNISVITHWEKNEKRGWSSPFSYPAFSILDPAYTYSVPKDQTVYGIVDMMSHVLEQYFHRTENTPMIDRFMESVLLTVIEAAPKLLADLTSYEHRATIMYAGTTAFNGLLSSGTDGGDWASHQIEHGLSAVYDIPHGGGLGIVFPNWMKHCAEEDPSRMKKLAIAVFGIDPSDKTDHEIALEGIEALRNFWNSLGAPNRLGDYGIDDSRIEELVHKSFMKDKVGQYKMMTRETVRDILIRSLV; this comes from the coding sequence ATGCAAACATTTCTACAGTTTAATCCAACAAAATTATGGTTTGGCCAAGGTCAAATAGAGCAGCTGCAGCAGGAACTTGGTACGACGGGCAAGCGAGTATTGCTTGTGTATGGCGGAGGAAGCATTAAGAAAAATGGCGTATACGATGCTGTTATGGAACAGCTTACACATATGCAAGCAGAAGTGTTTGAAATGTCTGGAGTGGAGCCTAATCCGCGGCTGGGCACTGTACGGAAAGGGATAGAAATTTGCCGCGATAAGCAAATCGAGCTCATTTTGGCCGTTGGCGGGGGCAGTGTGATTGATTGTGCCAAAGCGATTTCCGTGGGGGTATATTATGACGGGGATGTTTGGGACATCATTACTCGGAAAGCTGTGCCTCACAAAGCGCTTCCTTTCGGAACGGTTTTAACACTTGCGGCTACAGGTTCTGAGATGAATAATATTTCCGTCATCACCCATTGGGAGAAAAATGAAAAACGTGGTTGGAGCAGCCCTTTTTCTTATCCGGCTTTCTCTATTTTAGACCCTGCGTACACGTACTCTGTACCTAAGGATCAGACGGTTTATGGCATCGTGGATATGATGTCGCACGTGCTGGAGCAGTACTTCCATCGGACGGAGAACACACCTATGATTGATCGTTTCATGGAGTCAGTCCTTTTGACAGTCATTGAAGCTGCACCGAAGCTGCTTGCAGATCTTACCAGCTATGAGCATAGAGCAACGATCATGTATGCAGGAACGACAGCTTTTAACGGGCTTCTGTCCAGCGGCACAGATGGCGGAGACTGGGCATCTCATCAGATCGAACATGGCCTGTCCGCTGTTTATGATATTCCGCATGGCGGAGGGCTTGGGATTGTCTTCCCAAATTGGATGAAGCATTGTGCGGAGGAAGATCCTTCGCGGATGAAGAAGCTGGCGATTGCTGTTTTCGGTATCGATCCATCGGATAAAACAGATCATGAAATTGCACTCGAAGGGATTGAGGCCCTGCGAAATTTCTGGAATTCCCTTGGTGCGCCGAATCGATTAGGGGATTATGGGATTGATGATTCCAGAATTGAGGAATTAGTCCATAAATCATTCATGAAGGACAAAGTGGGACAATACAAAATGATGACGCGGGAAACCGTTAGAGATATTTTGATTCGATCTTTAGTCTAA
- a CDS encoding sensor histidine kinase, with translation MYQLSRLETKQFHFQLAPTSCGTMVRQLFAKYELDAANAGITYTLNMAHSEGEELLLTVDTDRIEQVYANILYNAIKFSTRGGFIDVHVEIKDEPSELVIRVTDTGVGISEEDLPHIFERFYKVSKSRSTSGGSGLGLAIAKEIVQYHGGQIWAESRLGKGCSISFSLPVHRI, from the coding sequence CTGTATCAGTTAAGTCGTCTTGAGACTAAACAGTTCCATTTCCAGCTAGCCCCAACCTCATGCGGAACGATGGTTCGCCAGCTTTTTGCGAAGTATGAGCTGGATGCAGCGAATGCTGGAATTACCTATACGCTAAACATGGCACATTCAGAAGGCGAGGAACTGCTCTTAACGGTAGATACAGATCGTATTGAACAGGTGTATGCGAATATTTTGTACAATGCCATTAAGTTTTCCACTAGAGGCGGATTCATTGATGTTCACGTGGAAATCAAGGATGAGCCGAGCGAGTTAGTGATTCGGGTTACCGATACCGGCGTGGGGATTAGCGAAGAGGATCTTCCGCATATCTTTGAACGGTTCTACAAAGTGTCCAAATCCCGCAGCACGTCGGGCGGCAGCGGCCTGGGACTCGCGATTGCTAAGGAGATCGTGCAGTATCACGGCGGGCAAATTTGGGCGGAAAGCCGCCTTGGCAAAGGCTGCAGCATCTCGTTCTCGTTACCTGTGCATCGGATTTAG
- a CDS encoding SDR family oxidoreductase has protein sequence MSFTKPTALVTGASSGFGLLTSIALARKGYHVIATMRDLGKRGALLAHAEQAGVTNAIVTMTLDVTIHDSIEQVVSDMMDKYGRIDVLINNAGFAVGGYVEDVPMEAWRSQLETNVFGVIATTRAVLPHMRAKQSGCIVNVSSVSGLSAFPGYAPYSTSKFAIEGFSESLRLEMMPLGVRVVLVEPGAYKTEIWRKGFEAIHTAEASPYWKRLSKMLDYSRKASATAPDPQEVANQIVRVVDNPRPKLRYPMGRGIRAGLWARSLLPWRWYEGVLNRLLK, from the coding sequence ATGAGTTTCACAAAGCCGACAGCATTGGTGACTGGAGCATCCAGCGGATTTGGCTTATTAACGTCAATAGCTTTGGCCCGAAAGGGATATCATGTTATCGCAACTATGCGTGACCTTGGTAAAAGAGGAGCTTTGCTCGCGCATGCCGAACAAGCTGGTGTAACCAATGCCATCGTAACCATGACTCTAGACGTAACGATTCATGACTCGATTGAACAAGTCGTTTCTGATATGATGGACAAGTATGGCAGAATCGATGTTCTCATTAACAATGCCGGCTTTGCTGTCGGGGGGTATGTGGAAGATGTACCGATGGAAGCGTGGAGATCTCAGCTGGAAACGAATGTATTCGGCGTCATTGCGACAACGAGGGCTGTACTGCCGCACATGCGCGCTAAGCAATCTGGATGTATCGTTAATGTTAGCAGTGTTAGCGGGCTATCCGCTTTTCCTGGCTATGCCCCATACAGCACTTCGAAGTTTGCCATTGAGGGCTTCAGTGAATCGCTTCGTTTAGAGATGATGCCCTTAGGTGTGCGTGTCGTGCTCGTAGAGCCAGGTGCCTATAAGACAGAGATATGGCGAAAAGGGTTCGAGGCAATCCATACCGCGGAAGCGTCTCCTTATTGGAAGCGGCTTAGCAAAATGCTTGACTACTCAAGGAAAGCCTCAGCGACAGCACCCGATCCGCAGGAAGTAGCAAACCAAATTGTGCGAGTTGTAGACAACCCGCGGCCAAAGCTCCGTTATCCAATGGGACGCGGTATAAGGGCGGGGCTGTGGGCGAGAAGTCTTTTGCCATGGAGATGGTATGAAGGCGTTTTGAATCGATTATTGAAATGA
- the tatA gene encoding twin-arginine translocase TatA/TatE family subunit — protein MLQNIGFPGLMLILVVVLVLFGPSKLPELGRAVGRTLHEFKNSARELVSEGKEVPEHVEPADKQLEKAKV, from the coding sequence ATGCTGCAAAATATTGGCTTTCCTGGTCTCATGTTAATCTTAGTTGTTGTCTTAGTCTTGTTTGGTCCATCCAAGCTTCCAGAGCTTGGTCGCGCAGTGGGGCGCACCCTGCACGAGTTCAAAAACTCTGCGCGGGAACTCGTTTCCGAGGGCAAAGAGGTTCCCGAGCATGTAGAGCCAGCTGATAAGCAGCTCGAGAAGGCGAAAGTATAG
- a CDS encoding sporulation protein, whose amino-acid sequence MAFFKKMLASVGIGNIDIDTQFHTEDFIPGELVEGVVIAKGGKVEQKVDKIYFQIMTEYKKPVETDANRDGRTEIRMENETIVIANILLGESLIIEPGETIEIPFEFILPHETPISIGVSPIWVRTGLDIDNAVDPSDRDDIEVQAHPHTVVVFEALEELGFHLHQAENEFYLQRNYHLPFIQKFEFVPNKNGEYHSSVDELELIFYPDEDGVEIILEFDRKTRGFRGFLSDMLDTDESHHRYFFSCEELEEGSSAVADQFRGIFDELLE is encoded by the coding sequence ATGGCATTTTTCAAGAAAATGTTAGCGAGTGTTGGGATTGGGAACATCGATATCGACACACAGTTTCATACGGAGGATTTTATTCCGGGAGAGCTGGTTGAGGGCGTCGTTATTGCCAAAGGCGGAAAAGTGGAGCAGAAGGTGGATAAAATCTACTTTCAAATCATGACGGAATATAAGAAGCCTGTAGAGACAGATGCGAATCGCGATGGACGCACTGAAATTCGTATGGAGAATGAAACCATCGTTATAGCCAACATTTTGCTTGGTGAAAGCCTCATTATTGAGCCGGGGGAAACGATTGAAATTCCTTTTGAATTCATTTTGCCGCATGAGACGCCAATCTCCATCGGTGTCAGCCCGATCTGGGTGCGCACAGGCTTAGACATTGATAATGCAGTTGATCCCTCGGATCGCGATGATATTGAAGTTCAGGCACACCCGCATACTGTGGTTGTTTTTGAAGCTTTGGAAGAACTCGGTTTTCATTTGCATCAAGCGGAGAATGAGTTTTATTTACAACGAAATTATCATTTACCTTTTATTCAAAAGTTTGAATTTGTCCCCAACAAAAATGGTGAGTACCACAGCTCAGTGGACGAACTTGAACTCATCTTCTACCCAGATGAAGACGGCGTAGAGATCATCCTAGAGTTCGATCGCAAAACGCGTGGTTTCAGAGGATTTCTATCGGATATGTTGGATACGGATGAGTCTCATCATCGCTACTTTTTCAGCTGTGAAGAGCTGGAGGAAGGTTCTTCCGCTGTAGCGGATCAGTTCAGAGGGATCTTTGACGAGTTGTTGGAGTAA
- a CDS encoding RidA family protein encodes MMITKKVKTMAAVTLGSCLICVSAYAAGTEKTSKYPSEPINEVEFYGNPASSISAGVSVPAGSSYLFTSGTVPPVINKEGKTIYERYGDTKTQGTGILKEIEKQLKDKGLTLADVTYLRVYLTADAAKEGKFDYQGWFDAYSQFFGNEGNPVKPARSTVGVAGLVSSDWLIEIEAVAVYPKHHNQN; translated from the coding sequence ATGATGATAACGAAGAAAGTGAAAACCATGGCAGCCGTCACATTAGGTTCATGCCTCATATGTGTCAGCGCCTATGCAGCCGGAACGGAAAAAACTAGTAAATACCCATCAGAGCCAATTAATGAAGTGGAATTCTATGGAAACCCAGCTTCCTCGATCTCTGCCGGAGTGTCCGTACCTGCTGGCTCCTCCTACTTATTCACAAGCGGTACGGTACCACCTGTTATAAATAAAGAGGGAAAAACGATTTATGAGCGTTATGGCGATACCAAAACGCAAGGCACCGGAATTCTTAAAGAGATAGAGAAGCAATTGAAGGATAAGGGATTGACTTTGGCTGACGTCACTTATCTCCGCGTCTATCTTACAGCAGATGCGGCGAAAGAAGGCAAATTTGACTATCAAGGCTGGTTTGATGCTTACTCGCAATTTTTTGGTAATGAAGGGAATCCGGTTAAGCCTGCACGCTCTACGGTAGGTGTGGCAGGACTCGTAAGCTCCGATTGGCTTATAGAGATCGAAGCTGTAGCGGTATATCCGAAGCATCATAATCAAAACTAA
- a CDS encoding L,D-transpeptidase, protein MPNYRIIVDLSDFQLYLLDANIVVRGFPVGIGKMLTNTPTGEFFIINKQPNPGGPFGVFWMGLSKPHYGIHGTNDPSSVGKRTSHGCIRMYNDDVLELAALVPIHTRVTIRP, encoded by the coding sequence ATGCCCAATTACCGAATTATTGTTGATCTTTCTGACTTTCAATTATATCTTTTGGATGCAAACATCGTTGTACGTGGATTCCCAGTTGGTATTGGTAAAATGCTAACCAACACACCGACGGGTGAATTTTTTATTATCAATAAGCAGCCAAATCCAGGCGGCCCTTTCGGCGTATTCTGGATGGGTTTAAGTAAACCACATTATGGTATCCATGGCACGAATGATCCTTCCTCCGTAGGCAAGAGAACATCTCACGGCTGTATTCGCATGTATAACGATGATGTGCTTGAGTTAGCTGCACTTGTGCCGATTCACACCAGAGTGACCATTCGACCTTAA
- a CDS encoding MerR family transcriptional regulator, protein MSMTKKKVIQIGVVSELTGLTERQIRYYEDRKLIFPERSKGGVRKYSFEDIQTIMEIHTKLMDGFHTVELKRMLAGS, encoded by the coding sequence ATGTCGATGACGAAGAAGAAAGTAATTCAAATTGGAGTGGTAAGCGAATTAACCGGGTTAACAGAAAGGCAGATTCGTTATTACGAAGATCGCAAGCTTATTTTCCCGGAAAGAAGTAAAGGAGGCGTTCGTAAATATTCATTTGAGGATATTCAGACCATCATGGAGATCCACACGAAGCTGATGGACGGCTTCCACACCGTTGAGCTTAAGCGCATGCTAGCGGGATCTTAA
- a CDS encoding flavin monoamine oxidase family protein — MEKTPIKEDQITRRQFLTTVGKIGGSAALFSVMGTLGLLSPETMKAADYTPPSGRDLTSTNRNGKKVIILGAGIAGMTAAYELGMAGYQCTILEARARSGGRAWTVRRGTTVTELGGTKQVARFDNGMYLNAGPMRIPQFHVTLEYARKFGVAIEPFNNVNESGYYYNENVGELSGVKIPKRQAKADVRGYVAEMLAKAVNQKALDLPLTTEEKAKLVTYLKTEGDLNADLFYKGSERAGYNEEPGGKFDAGVRRDPFSLKAIINSGFGQFFSSEYSYDQQMMMFHPVGGMDQIAKAFEKRVGDRIEFHAEVQEIKQSSDGVRILYKDLNSGASKEAAGDFCICTIPLSVLKDIKADFSADMSTAISKINYASAGKIGLQFKRRFWEEDEFIFGGSSLTNMDISSIYYPPTDYFAKKGLLLGYYAFGGNADKIGKMTPEQREDYALSQGAKIHPQYYKEFEASFSVDWKKIKYNQGGWASYTADDRKTYYPTLCKPDGRIYLAGEHISYITAWQAGAIESARKVVTEIHERVMKE; from the coding sequence ATGGAGAAGACACCGATCAAAGAAGATCAAATTACACGTAGACAATTTTTGACTACAGTCGGCAAAATAGGAGGGTCAGCCGCACTCTTTAGTGTTATGGGGACTCTGGGGCTCTTATCCCCAGAAACGATGAAAGCGGCAGATTACACGCCGCCTTCAGGCAGGGATCTCACTTCTACGAACCGCAACGGGAAAAAGGTGATCATTCTAGGCGCAGGGATAGCCGGTATGACGGCTGCCTACGAGCTGGGAATGGCCGGATATCAGTGTACAATTTTAGAAGCGAGAGCTCGTTCCGGCGGTAGAGCTTGGACGGTTCGCAGAGGTACGACGGTTACGGAATTAGGAGGCACCAAGCAGGTTGCGCGCTTTGATAATGGGATGTATTTGAATGCGGGACCGATGCGGATTCCCCAGTTTCATGTGACATTGGAATATGCGCGCAAATTTGGTGTCGCGATCGAACCGTTCAACAATGTGAACGAGAGCGGTTACTATTATAACGAAAATGTGGGCGAATTGTCGGGTGTGAAAATTCCGAAGCGCCAAGCGAAGGCAGATGTTAGGGGCTATGTCGCCGAAATGCTAGCTAAAGCGGTGAATCAGAAAGCACTGGATCTTCCTCTTACAACAGAAGAAAAAGCTAAGCTTGTCACTTATTTGAAAACCGAAGGGGATTTGAACGCAGATCTGTTCTATAAAGGTTCAGAGAGAGCGGGGTATAACGAGGAACCAGGCGGTAAATTCGACGCGGGCGTACGTAGAGATCCATTTAGTTTAAAAGCGATCATAAATTCCGGTTTTGGGCAATTCTTTAGCAGCGAATACAGTTATGATCAACAAATGATGATGTTTCATCCGGTAGGCGGGATGGACCAAATTGCTAAAGCGTTTGAGAAGCGTGTGGGCGACCGAATCGAATTCCATGCAGAGGTTCAGGAAATTAAGCAATCCTCCGATGGTGTTCGTATCCTGTATAAGGACTTGAATAGCGGCGCCAGCAAGGAGGCTGCAGGAGACTTTTGTATCTGTACGATTCCTTTGTCTGTCCTCAAGGATATTAAGGCTGATTTCTCCGCTGACATGTCGACGGCTATTTCTAAAATTAACTACGCATCCGCAGGTAAAATTGGGCTCCAGTTTAAACGTAGATTCTGGGAAGAAGATGAGTTTATTTTTGGCGGTAGCTCGCTGACTAATATGGACATTTCTAGTATTTATTACCCGCCGACTGATTATTTTGCCAAAAAGGGACTTCTCTTAGGCTATTATGCCTTCGGGGGTAACGCTGACAAGATTGGTAAAATGACACCTGAACAAAGGGAAGATTACGCATTAAGCCAAGGGGCGAAAATTCATCCGCAATATTATAAAGAGTTCGAGGCCTCTTTCTCTGTAGATTGGAAGAAGATCAAATATAATCAAGGCGGATGGGCTTCGTATACGGCTGATGACCGCAAAACATATTACCCTACCTTGTGTAAGCCGGACGGTCGCATTTATTTGGCTGGGGAACATATCAGCTATATTACCGCTTGGCAGGCAGGGGCGATTGAATCTGCGAGGAAAGTAGTTACTGAAATTCATGAGCGTGTAATGAAAGAGTAG
- a CDS encoding uridine kinase family protein, translated as MKKPLVIGISGGSGSGKTTWSQYLLEHFSHYKVRIIHSDRYFKKMRPVTRAPFSNKEYDDFNQPESVDVERLIGDIDAAIFNNELNLLIVEGFLIFHFEVVRERLAYKFYIDCESDERLVRRIARDSKDGSNLNEIVAEYLDLVRHSHDKYVEPTKWYADLIINGTSSENRGRQIIVDWIQRELTYRESRF; from the coding sequence ATGAAAAAACCTCTTGTCATAGGTATCTCTGGAGGCTCAGGAAGTGGAAAAACGACGTGGAGTCAGTACTTGTTAGAACATTTTAGTCATTACAAAGTCCGAATCATACACAGTGATAGATACTTTAAGAAAATGAGGCCCGTTACTAGAGCACCTTTCTCTAATAAAGAGTACGATGATTTTAATCAACCGGAGTCTGTAGATGTTGAAAGATTAATAGGCGATATTGATGCTGCAATTTTTAATAACGAATTAAATCTATTAATCGTTGAGGGATTTCTGATATTTCATTTTGAAGTTGTAAGAGAACGTCTAGCGTACAAGTTTTATATCGACTGTGAATCTGACGAGAGATTAGTTAGAAGGATTGCGCGAGATTCGAAGGATGGAAGTAACTTAAATGAAATCGTTGCTGAATACTTGGACCTTGTTAGACACAGTCATGATAAGTACGTGGAACCAACAAAATGGTATGCCGATCTTATTATTAATGGTACTAGTAGTGAGAATAGGGGGAGACAAATCATTGTTGATTGGATTCAACGGGAATTAACATACCGGGAATCTCGGTTCTGA
- a CDS encoding APC family permease, giving the protein MVNEEGKLKKVLGLRDSIGIALGQIIGAGIMSITGIAIALTGSGVPLAFVLSSVFMLIITIPLAVLGSVLPATGGMYKYTSRLLSPNAGFVYLILFTFGHLTIAVYAISFAQYLQGIMPDTPIMLVAFTVLTFFYLINLFGIKFMSSLGKVLVAIKLLSLLVFIVWGISEVDYSVFHPAEIFPQGIGSFLTAVGITSFASGGAYAVVELGGEMKRPQRDIPLTIFISSGIVALLYIGIGIVATGVLPISEVAGESLSDVARTILPNPLFLFFIIGGAMFALASTLNVTFSWVTRGMLVACRDGWLPSSFGAVNRRYGTPHWLLTFYYLLGVMPIVTGVSLTTISQLGVGILLISSIFPVLSAVQLPRKYPELYRNAPFTMKPSLLYTIVVIAVGLLAFQGYLLLSRLSAPLIVGNIVLVAASIVYVQIVGKRRINKQASNAAASNSRDIKLLQ; this is encoded by the coding sequence ATGGTGAATGAAGAAGGAAAATTAAAGAAGGTGTTAGGCTTACGGGATTCGATTGGTATCGCCCTCGGTCAAATTATTGGAGCGGGAATCATGTCAATCACTGGCATCGCCATTGCCTTAACGGGGTCTGGAGTACCGCTTGCTTTCGTGCTTTCCTCTGTTTTTATGCTCATCATCACGATTCCACTTGCTGTATTAGGTTCAGTTCTTCCTGCAACTGGAGGCATGTATAAATATACGAGTCGGTTACTTTCTCCGAACGCAGGGTTTGTCTATTTAATCCTATTTACATTCGGTCATTTAACCATCGCTGTATATGCCATTTCCTTCGCACAATATTTACAGGGAATCATGCCGGATACGCCGATCATGCTTGTAGCCTTCACAGTGCTGACTTTCTTCTATCTCATTAATCTGTTTGGCATCAAGTTTATGTCATCATTAGGAAAGGTGCTCGTAGCGATTAAGCTGCTGTCACTTCTTGTGTTTATTGTATGGGGAATTTCGGAGGTCGACTATTCGGTGTTTCATCCCGCAGAGATTTTTCCTCAGGGCATAGGTAGCTTTCTTACGGCAGTTGGCATCACGTCCTTTGCATCTGGTGGCGCTTATGCTGTAGTTGAGCTCGGAGGCGAAATGAAGCGGCCGCAAAGGGATATTCCGCTAACCATTTTCATCAGTAGTGGCATAGTTGCCTTACTTTATATAGGCATTGGCATTGTGGCAACAGGCGTTCTGCCGATTTCGGAAGTTGCGGGAGAGTCGCTTTCAGATGTGGCGAGGACGATATTGCCCAATCCATTGTTCCTATTTTTTATCATAGGCGGGGCTATGTTTGCACTGGCTTCTACACTTAATGTGACGTTTTCCTGGGTGACAAGGGGGATGCTGGTGGCATGTCGCGATGGTTGGCTCCCTTCATCATTCGGTGCCGTTAATCGAAGGTATGGTACACCGCATTGGCTGCTCACGTTTTACTATCTCCTTGGTGTCATGCCCATTGTGACAGGAGTGTCGTTGACCACGATTTCACAGCTAGGGGTTGGCATTTTACTCATTTCGAGCATTTTCCCCGTACTTTCTGCCGTGCAGCTTCCACGCAAATACCCTGAGCTTTATCGCAATGCACCTTTCACTATGAAGCCAAGTCTACTTTACACCATTGTCGTCATAGCCGTTGGTTTACTCGCCTTTCAAGGCTATTTACTACTCAGCCGATTGTCGGCTCCTTTAATTGTAGGCAACATAGTGCTTGTCGCAGCATCTATCGTTTATGTGCAGATTGTCGGCAAACGCCGAATAAATAAACAGGCTTCAAACGCTGCTGCAAGCAATAGTCGCGATATCAAATTGTTGCAATAA
- a CDS encoding LysR family transcriptional regulator: MRIEQLLYIIEINQTGSISLAAEKLHVSQPNISQAIVSLEEELGVKLFKRSRFGAVPTEDGKLIISKAEEIIKKVEELRETAECQSNQLSGFLSIASVPSLCLSVLPSTLAIFKAKHAGVELEMVELDYPQIKQEVQSGNVDIGLIAVSRNYEEPNKQLITETLMDSRVMACVGKNSPLAHRKSISLEELVHQPILLNSEYLIGKLKKYGEPNILFKLGNSEAAKRVIAEGIAVGFYTEIGLKYDPYVQTGSIVALEITGEDMDISFCSLRLKNRHQSLPCKEFTKELKMIIATI, from the coding sequence ATGCGGATTGAACAACTCCTCTATATTATTGAAATCAATCAAACCGGTTCGATCTCCCTAGCTGCCGAAAAGCTTCACGTCTCCCAACCGAATATCAGTCAGGCTATCGTGAGTCTGGAGGAAGAGCTTGGGGTGAAGCTATTTAAGCGTTCGCGCTTCGGAGCCGTTCCTACGGAAGACGGGAAATTAATTATAAGCAAAGCGGAAGAGATTATAAAAAAAGTAGAGGAACTTCGAGAGACGGCAGAATGTCAGTCCAATCAGCTCTCAGGGTTCCTTTCCATCGCTTCTGTGCCTAGCCTATGCTTGAGTGTTTTACCCTCAACCTTGGCGATTTTCAAAGCAAAACATGCTGGCGTAGAGCTCGAAATGGTGGAGCTTGATTATCCGCAGATTAAACAAGAAGTCCAAAGCGGTAATGTAGATATTGGTCTAATCGCCGTATCCCGGAATTATGAAGAGCCGAATAAACAATTGATCACCGAGACGTTAATGGACAGTAGAGTGATGGCATGTGTGGGGAAAAACTCCCCACTGGCTCATCGAAAAAGCATTTCCTTAGAAGAACTTGTCCATCAACCGATTCTCCTGAATTCTGAGTATCTTATTGGTAAATTAAAAAAATATGGAGAGCCGAATATTCTATTTAAGTTAGGGAATTCAGAGGCTGCCAAACGTGTAATTGCGGAAGGTATTGCCGTTGGATTTTATACGGAAATCGGCCTGAAATACGACCCTTATGTCCAAACAGGCAGCATTGTTGCCTTAGAAATCACTGGAGAGGATATGGATATTTCCTTCTGTTCCTTGCGTCTAAAGAATCGTCATCAGTCCCTGCCCTGCAAAGAGTTTACCAAAGAACTGAAAATGATTATTGCAACAATTTGA
- the tatC gene encoding twin-arginine translocase subunit TatC: MPIKETMSLVEHLSELRTRIIRVLIVIVLTMIAGFLAAQKLLLYLKQTPPASDMTWHVFSPMDSIRLYMMIAFAISLTVTLPFILYQIWGFVKQGLTKEEQSATLRYIPYTVLCFIIGLTFAYFVVFPMCMAFTTQISDNLGLTPTYGVAQYFSFMLNIVLPLSIAFELPIVVMFLTRLKLLNPKLLNKFRRYAYIVLVILASLISPPDLISHLMVAIPLFALYEISVVLSRFVFNGQMKELSKLNVEYGAS, translated from the coding sequence ATGCCAATAAAAGAAACGATGTCTCTCGTTGAACATCTTTCCGAACTGCGAACACGTATTATTCGAGTTCTAATCGTCATTGTCCTTACGATGATTGCCGGCTTTCTTGCCGCCCAGAAGCTCCTCCTGTACTTGAAGCAAACACCCCCGGCATCCGACATGACATGGCATGTATTTTCCCCCATGGATAGTATTCGCCTCTATATGATGATTGCTTTCGCGATATCCCTAACGGTCACTTTGCCTTTTATCCTCTATCAGATCTGGGGATTCGTTAAACAAGGCCTAACGAAGGAGGAGCAGTCAGCCACACTTCGTTATATTCCTTATACCGTCCTGTGTTTTATCATCGGTTTAACCTTTGCCTACTTCGTTGTTTTCCCCATGTGCATGGCATTCACTACCCAAATTTCCGATAACCTTGGATTAACCCCGACGTACGGTGTTGCCCAATATTTTAGTTTCATGCTGAACATCGTGCTGCCTTTGTCGATTGCCTTCGAACTCCCTATCGTCGTCATGTTTCTAACTAGACTAAAACTGCTGAATCCAAAACTCCTGAACAAATTTCGCAGATACGCTTATATCGTGCTAGTTATATTAGCTAGCCTAATTTCACCGCCTGATCTCATCTCACATCTGATGGTGGCCATCCCCTTATTCGCATTATATGAAATCAGCGTCGTGCTATCACGTTTCGTCTTCAACGGACAAATGAAGGAGCTAAGCAAACTGAATGTTGAGTACGGAGCCTCTTAA